A window from Kluyveromyces lactis strain NRRL Y-1140 chromosome E complete sequence encodes these proteins:
- the NAP1 gene encoding histone chaperone NAP1 (similar to uniprot|P25293 Saccharomyces cerevisiae YKR048C NAP1 Protein that interacts with mitotic cyclin Clb2p required for the regulation of microtubule dynamics during mitosis controls bud morphogenesis involved in the transport of H2A and H2B histones to the nucleus), with the protein MSNPIKTSRSSKIDNAPTPHNTPASVLKDSYLRKKQQQQSDQDQDQDDDSEYNESPSLSRINEKLEFLNIDEEDEGEEEEEEEEEEGDEEAFERLPKAVNNRILALKAIQSDLFELEKNFQLEMLELEQKYLQKYKPLHEHRYELITGDKEATEEEIKRGGSLDGEDEHEEEEHDQEPEEGEEEIVGVPCFWLTAMENLPMVSQNVTEADCDVLTYLTNITLEYLTEGKPGFQLIFTFDKENEFFTNETLTKTYYYQSELGYSGDFIYDHAEGETINWVDNDHNVTVEVKRRKQKNKTTKQIRTIEKLTPVESFFNFFDPPKSLDPEEEDDLDEEEIAELESRLAVDYAIGEEIKDKLIPRAVDWFTGAALELEYGDEQEEDDDEFDDQDGEEEEEEDDFANKDALKKVQPPECEQS; encoded by the coding sequence ATGTCCAACCCTATCAAGACATCGAGGTCGAGTAAGATCGATAATGCACCAACGCCTCATAACACACCAGCTAGCGTGCTTAAGGATTCATATTTAAGGAAGaagcaacagcagcagtCTGACCAGGATCAAGATCAGGATGACGATAGCGAATACAACGAGAGTCCATCTTTATCCCGGATCAATGAAAAGTTGGAGTTCTTGAACAtagacgaagaagatgagggtgaagaagaagaagaagaggaagaggaagaaggcgatgaagaagctttCGAAAGACTCCCAAAAGCTGTGAACAATAGGATCTTAGCCTTAAAGGCTATTCAGTCCGATTTGTTCGAATTGGAGAAGAATTTCCAGCTTGAAATGTTGgaacttgaacaaaaatatCTGCAGAAATACAAACCATTACACGAACACCGTTACGAGTTGATCACAGGTGATAAGGAAGCcactgaagaagaaatcaaacgCGGGGGATCTTTGGATGGTGAAGATGAGcatgaagaagaagagcatGACCAGGAACCGGAGGAAGGTGAGGAAGAGATCGTTGGTGTCCCTTGTTTCTGGTTGACAGCCATGGAGAACTTACCAATGGTTTCTCAAAACGTGACAGAAGCTGACTGTGATGTATTGACATACTTGACGAACATCACTCTAGAGTATCTAACTGAGGGTAAACCAGGCTTCCAATTGATTTTCACCTTCGATAAAGAGAACGAATTCTTCACTAACGAAACTTTAACAAAGACATACTACTACCAGTCCGAATTGGGTTACTCTGGCGACTTCATCTATGACCATGCAGAGGGTGAAACCATTAACTGGGTCGATAATGACCATAACGTTACAGTCGAAGTGAAAAGacgaaaacaaaagaacaagactACTAAACAAATTCGTACCATTGAAAAGCTGACACCAGTGGAATcgttcttcaacttctttgacCCACCAAAGTCTCTGGATCccgaagaagaagacgatcttgacgaagaagaaatcgcTGAACTTGAGAGTAGATTGGCTGTAGATTATGCTATCGGTGAAGAGATCAAGGACAAGTTGATTCCAAGGGCAGTGGATTGGTTCACCGGTGCAGCACTAGAATTAGAATACGGcgatgaacaagaagaagacgacGATGAATTTGACGATCAGGAcggtgaagaagaggaagaagaggacGACTTCGCTAATAAAGATGCTCTGAAGAAAGTCCAACCTCCAGAATGCGAGCAATCCTGA
- the RPE1 gene encoding ribulose-phosphate 3-epimerase RPE1 (highly similar to uniprot|P46969 Saccharomyces cerevisiae YJL121C RPE1 D-ribulose-5-Phosphate 3-epimerase), with product MVRAIIAPSILASDFTKLGCECHNVINSGADWLHIDIMDGHFVPNMSLGQPVVESLRKVIGKYNDPDTKLPRAFFDCHMMVSEPERWVEDFARIGCDQFTFHYEATKDPVALVKLIKKHGMKAACSVKPGTPVDVLYELAPSLDMALVMTVEPGFGGQKFMADMMSKVKDLRTRFPNLNIQVDGGLGKQNVELAAEAGANVIVAGTSVFRAHDPADVIGFMKTKVNDALVTKGLYEK from the coding sequence ATGGTTCGTGCTATTATTGCCCCATCTATTCTAGCCAGTGATTTCACTAAATTAGGTTGTGAATGTCACAATGTGATTAACTCTGGTGCCGATTGGTTACACATCGATATTATGGATGGTCACTTCGTTCCTAATATGTCATTGGGACAACCGGTTGTCGAATCGCTACGTAAAGTTATCGGAAAGTACAACGATCCAGACACCAAGTTACCAAGAGCATTCTTCGATTGTCATATGATGGTTAGTGAACCTGAAAGATGGGTCGAAGATTTTGCTAGGATCGGTTGCGATCAGTTCACATTCCATTACGAGGCTACAAAGGACCCGGTAGCGTTGGTTAAGCTAATTAAGAAGCATGGTATGAAGGCTGCCTGTTCTGTGAAGCCAGGTACCCCTGTGGATGTGTTGTACGAGTTGGCACCATCCCTGGATATGGCTCTTGTAATGACTGTCGAACCGGGTTTCGGTGGCCAAAAATTCATGGCCGATATGATGAGCAAAGTGAAGGACTTGAGAACTAGATTTCCTAATTTGAACATTCAAGTCGATGGTGGTCTTGGTAAACAGAATGTCGAACTTGCTGCCGAGGCAGGTGCCAATGTCATTGTTGCCGGTACCTCTGTGTTCCGCGCGCACGACCCAGCAGATGTCATTGGATTTATGAAAACCAAGGTCAATGATGCATTAGTGACCAAAGGTTTATACGAAAAGTAG
- the ALB1 gene encoding Alb1p (similar to uniprot|P47019 Saccharomyces cerevisiae YJL122W Hypothetical ORF): MPSKNSINRPKQKVNLNRKVHQRAAKRDAMEKKGLLAPARSSGTSKSGQLKSIPLDLYKGEHSTSGALTTKTLSKKRAKKIERNLKYVEQRKLLVDLQSQSEENGGMQIDAPVVKKEKETKKGQLEKMREAISTVLEDIQSQGLSLQTGSGTTLGGQYFL, from the coding sequence ATGCCATCTAAGAACTCCATTAACAGGCCAAAGCAAAAGGTTAACTTGAACCGTAAGGTTCATCAACGTGCTGCCAAGAGAGATGCTATGGAAAAGAAGGGTTTATTGGCACCAGCAAGATCTTCAGGAACATCTAAATCTGGTCAGTTGAAGAGTATACCATTGGATCTTTACAAAGGCGAGCATTCGACCTCTGGTGCTCTTACGACCAAGACTCtttcgaagaaaagagCAAAGAAGATCGAACGTAACTTGAAATACGtggaacaaagaaaactatTAGTTGATCTACAATCTCAAAGTGAGGAAAACGGTGGTATGCAGATTGATGCGCCTGTTgtgaagaaggagaaggaaACCAAGAAAGgacaattggaaaagatgAGAGAGGCTATTTCCACGGTGTTGGAAGATATTCAATCTCAAGGTTTATCCCTTCAGACAGGTTCTGGTACAACTCTAGGTGGTCAGTATTTCTTGTAG
- the MTC1 gene encoding DUF5427 domain-containing protein MTC1 (weakly similar to uniprot|P47018 Saccharomyces cerevisiae YJL123C Hypothetical ORF), whose protein sequence is MTSDADDVLEFLDSLPASTANNTKGKGKVSGNGGQDEDIMEFLDELENSNLDIKKKPSKKDKPQSSKKQEKEKPEEKPESNEKPVEETASKEKPSEQKGKEEHVAEEGEEAVQDPLASISNWWSSSGSATVSSFWNKTTEQANQLKEKIATQEGNLKINDIGARLTALQGSHVISGLTSQLTKIVIGETDEVIRIHLVHDLHNLNEETITYQVEDQFERLLSQQVQGGIRIFADEWDHGRKVDDNVNLNLFQGKAVDGEKLCLANLDNAIKTWETAKKQSRRTSNPVSKVSDLFVSILACEVTGKDGSSEADSNTVLIDASRQNNFHFIVILKDISNDILLIVRSQGYPSKWAKWLQSDALSDEESTEKIDPSDWVKPWISEGLDLTFGILAQQYVISRMNL, encoded by the coding sequence ATGACTAGTGATGCCGATGATGTGCTAGAGTTTTTAGACTCTTTACCAGCCAGTACTGCTAATAACACTAAGGGAAAGGGTAAGGTTAGTGGGAACGGCGGCCAGGATGAGGATATTATGGAATTCTTAGacgaattggaaaatagtAACCTGGATATTAAGAAGAAACCGTCCAAAAAGGACAAGCCACAATCCTCTAAGAAgcaagagaaagagaaaccGGAGGAGAAGCCAGAATCGAACGAGAAACCTGTAGAAGAGACAGCCAGTAAAGAGAAACCGAGTGaacagaaaggaaaagaagaacatgTGGCagaagaaggtgaagaGGCAGTTCAGGACCCACTGGCGTCAATTTCCAATTGGTGGTCATCTAGCGGTTCTGCTACAGTATCCAGTTTCTGGAACAAGACCACAGAACAAGCcaatcaattgaaagagaagataGCTACTCAAGAGGGCAACTTGAAAATAAACGACATAGGGGCCAGATTAACGGCATTGCAGGGGTCTCATGTCATTTCTGGGCTTACTTCACAATTGACTAAGATTGTCATTGGTGAAACGGATGAAGTGATCAGAATTCATTTGGTTCATGATTTACACAATTTGAACGAGGAAACGATTACGTATCAGGTGGAAGACCAATTCGAAAGATTACTATCGCAACAGGTGCAAGGTGGAATAAGAATATTTGCTGATGAATGGGATCACGGCAGGAAAGTGGATGATAACGTTAACTTGAACCTTTTCCAAGGTAAAGCCGTTGACGGTGAAAAATTATGCTTGGCCAACCTTGACAATGCAATCAAGACGTGGGAGACTGCTAAGAAACAATCGAGAAGAACCAGTAACCCAGTGAGTAAAGTAAGCGATCTTTTTGTCAGCATTCTGGCCTGCGAGGTTACTGGGAAAGACGGATCATCCGAAGCCGATTCTAACACTGTTTTGATCGACGCATCGAGACAAAACAACTTCCATTTCATTGTCATCTTGAAAGACATAAGTAATGATATCTTGCTAATAGTGAGATCCCAAGGTTACCCCTCCAAATGGGCCAAATGGTTACAATCCGATGCACTAAGCGATGAGGAATCCACAGAAAAAATCGACCCAAGTGATTGGGTGAAACCATGGATATCCGAAGGTCTTGATCTAACTTTCGGTATTCTTGCCCAACAATACGTCATAAGCAGAATGAATTTGTGA
- the FMP46 gene encoding putative redox protein (similar to uniprot|P36141 Saccharomyces cerevisiae YKR049C FMP46 The authentic non-tagged protein was localized to the mitochondria), which produces MSMFKTIQFQPRVVTLFTHKLESSHAQNLLTALKSNHKNKINIEICQKFPTRDQLEYLAKIDKPDLMEQIPKTESLLKKAAEDPLFGSPLQKCVENGSWNKQTSLWVDWEKAVLGTTVQSLKEKWLPKN; this is translated from the coding sequence atgTCTATGTTTAAAACCATCCAATTTCAACCTCGCGTAGTGACATTATTCACACACAAATTAGAATCATCTCATGCTCAAAATCTTCTAACGGCATTAAAATCGAAccacaagaacaaaatcaacattGAAATATGCCAGAAATTCCCTACTAGAGAtcaattggaatatttggCAAAAATTGATAAGCCCGACTTAATGGAACAGATTCCTAAGACGgaatctcttttgaaaaaagcTGCTGAGGATCCACTATTTGGGTCACCATTGCAGAAATGTGTCGAGAATGGGTCTTGGAATAAACAGACGAGCTTATGGGTTGACTGGGAAAAAGCTGTATTAGGCACGACGGTTCAATcgttgaaagagaaatggTTACCAAAAAACTGA
- the LSM1 gene encoding Lsm1p (similar to uniprot|P47017 Saccharomyces cerevisiae YJL124C LSM1 Component of small nuclear ribonucleoprotein complexes involved in mRNA decapping and decay): protein MSSSSPNSDRASSVGVTEPVASDVEENRPKSKLSEGEADLYLDQYNFTTTAAIVGSVDRKIFVLLRDGRMFFGVLRTFDQYANLILQHTVERIYIEGENKYGECDRGVFMIRGENVVMLGEVDIDKEDAPLESMERVPFEEAESYKEKMDEVKYKENTAKGKRLAQLGLTTDFNKGDLY, encoded by the coding sequence ATGTCCTCTTCGTCTCCGAATAGCGACAGAGCAAGTTCAGTAGGAGTTACTGAACCAGTGGCTTCCGATGTGGAAGAAAATCGTCCTAAGTCCAAGCTATCAGAAGGTGAAGCAGATTTATATTTGGACCAATACAATTTCACAACTACAGCTGCCATTGTTGGCTCAGTAGACCGCAAGATATTCGTACTATTGCGCGATGGCCGTATGTTCTTCGGTGTACTAAGGACGTTTGATCAATATGCCAACTTAATACTACAGCATACGGTGGAAAGAATATATATCGAGGGTGAGAATAAATATGGTGAATGTGACAGAGGAGTTTTCATGATAAGAGGTGAAAACGTTGTTATGTTGGGCGAAGTAGACATCGATAAGGAGGATGCACCATTGGAATCGATGGAACGTGTTCCATTTGAGGAAGCTGAAAGCTATAAGGAGAAAATGGACGAGGTGAAATACAAGGAGAACACTGCTAAGGGTAAGAGACTAGCGCAGCTTGGTTTAACTACcgatttcaataaaggTGATTTGTATTAA
- a CDS encoding uncharacterized protein (conserved hypothetical protein) — protein sequence MPNVSDRPRTYKKPALEDVDPITNYIPASVRDKFDERQMDRFKKLRKFVEFECLPLDTVYLQESTLFEHESDLETCPVIINLRKKLEAYQLHKMFVPMDQRGYDHSFNDNWEVVSMVEFAMIAFLAGRSVIASYLFHLDDLIDLGTIQVLLRNGCSNHDLWVQVIDELVSNNMKSCLMVSERDVSGSDALNVQTTCKIEGDDLNEEEATMTLNGTKWFIKDAGDSDIWLVLCVTEFDEGNIYRKHTLCLVNRNDLPPNSTRIEPIETNEAIGKFYEVQFKDCKVPLNIIGERGEGYQILQMKSSVTKLFQCLKLCGMGQESLRLSNKRAAERKVFGSKLQKSEYFKFDLAHWRIKIETCKLLCFNAAIKCDYEGVKAAREEIGMVKAVTPKEISSLVDWSIQLHGCYGLCSTQTPLSHMWQVSRSLRINDTPDESLISQLGRLEISNYNKFQKTYDQELTTLAGK from the coding sequence ATGCCTAATGTCAGTGATAGACCGCGGACATATAAGAAACCTGCTTTAGAAGATGTTGATCCCATCACAAACTATATACCTGCCAGTGTTAGGGATAAATTTGATGAGAGGCAGATGGATCGGTTCAAGAAGTTGCGGAAATTTGTTGAGTTTGAATGTTTGCCATTAGATACGGTGTATTTGCAAGAGAGTACCCTATTTGAGCATGAAAGCGATTTAGAGACGTGCCCAGTCATTATTAATTTaaggaagaaattggaGGCATACCAGTTGCATAAAATGTTTGTTCCAATGGATCAACGTGGGTACGACCATAGTTTCAACGATAATTGGGAAGTGGTGAGTATGGTTGAATTTGCTATGATCGCTTTCCTTGCTGGAAGATCTGTCATTGCCAGTtatttgttccatttgGATGATTTGATCGATTTAGGAACTATACAAGTTTTGTTGAGAAATGGTTGTTCGAACCATGATTTGTGGGTACAAGTGATAGATGAGTTAGTTTCTAATAATATGAAATCGTGTTTGATGGTAAGTGAAAGAGATGTGTCTGGTTCTGATGCGTTGAACGTTCAAACCACCTGTAAAATTGAAGGGGATGATCTAAACGAAGAGGAGGCTACTATGACACTTAACGGTACTAAATGGTTTATCAAAGATGCAGGAGACTCAGATATTTGGTTAGTTTTATGTGTCACTGAATTTGATGAGGGCAACATTTATAGAAAACATACATTATGCCTTGTTAACAGGAATGATTTACcaccaaattcaacaagaattgaaccTATAGAAACAAATGAAGCGATTGGTAAATTTTATGAAGTACAATTTAAAGATTGTAAAGTACCGTTAAATATTATTGGTGAAAGAGGTGAAGGTTATCAAATTTTACAAATGAAATCCTCTGTTACAAAATTATTTCAATGCTTAAAACTTTGTGGTATGGGACAAGAATCCTTGAGACTTTCCAATAAGAGAGCTGCTGAAAGGAAAGTGTTTGGTTCCAAATTACAGAAGAGTGagtatttcaaatttgatcTTGCTCATTGGAGGATTAAGATTGAAACCTGTAAGCTGCTTTGTTTCAACGCGGCAATCAAATGTGATTACGAAGGTGTAAAAGCggcaagagaagaaattggGATGGTGAAAGCCGTGACACCAAAGGAAATCTCGTCACTGGTGGATTGGTCTATCCAGTTGCATGGATGTTACGGACTCTGTTCAACACAAACACCCTTGTCACATATGTGGCAAGTGAGTCGATCGCTAAGAATTAATGATACGCCGGACGAATCATTAATATCACAACTGGGGAGGTTGGAAATCAGTAATTATaacaaatttcaaaagacaTACGATCAAGAATTAACGACGCTCGCTGGCAAATGA
- a CDS encoding uncharacterized protein (conserved hypothetical protein) has product MSYTEYSMYTDDSSSDEEDQINVVESEATSLEDDAFDVDSFFMEAKHSLSIPSVENESRCFEADEGNRRASLFSVTTGRNGIEVIEESESAPDISTVPFQEFAVRYVNKYLVTDLLYKKSIPTWDHSCHVNEMKALPEQIRAMLKVKNLKLGPLMRLLVIKSIHERIEYYRDRLPIDILTEEKDEILAGLMARDFNDDEIWTNTLKCILEAGFVAKTEISPYNPNRMSFEEKLDTLKDENLVQEGDASDGTFICPRITFNISNMKRHNGYYRASNIKRHKIDELLVFDPMVKQRMNAKLRSYNSRNGGQIPKFTKLEFEQNINLNHPLIPHLRNLRNPRHRKHIAGEQNACLLFNIDQYQTLEEEWIDSKKNLPITGIGGKSEYSHFHAPTSHSRFRRLSSITGSYYLGYDQKLFCHDSYRQWVFKSVHFKRIAAYMYAQELSTQKKIKEEKNWPCIVYDLNILNLPFKAAGKDFIQTWLCTPQDETDEGFVYLPGLKEQYQAMVIEKLSQEEYLRIQSLKRDLGEPEDDVPHKIVLNFDF; this is encoded by the coding sequence ATGAGTTATACCGAGTATAGCATGTACACTGATGACAGTAGcagtgatgaagaagatcagATAAACGTAGTTGAAAGTGAAGCTACTTCTTTAGAAGATGATGCTTTCGACGTAGACAGCTTTTTCATGGAAGCTAAACATTCGTTATCAATCCCTAGTGTTGAAAACGAATCTCGATGCTTTGAAGCAGATGAAGGTAATAGAAGAGcatctttgttttctgttACAACTGGAAGAAATGGAATTGAAGTGATCGAAGAATCGGAATCAGCACCTGATATTTCAACAGTGCCATTTCAAGAGTTTGCAGTTCGTTACGTCAATAAGTATTTGGTGACGGATTTGCTTTATAAGAAAAGCATTCCAACTTGGGATCATTCTTGTCACGTCAACGAGATGAAAGCTTTACCGGAACAGATTAGAGCCATGttaaaagtgaaaaatcTCAAACTTGGGCCCTTGATGAGGTTGTTGGTGATCAAGTCAATACATGAGAGGATCGAATACTATCGTGACAGACTTCCAATCGATATTttaacagaagaaaaagatgaGATATTAGCTGGTCTTATGGCCAGGGATTTCAATGACGATGAAATTTGGACCAACACTTTAAAATGTATCTTGGAGGCAGGTTTTGTAGCAAAGACAGAGATTTCCCCATACAACCCTAACCGCATGTCGTTTGAAGAGAAACTAGATACGctgaaagatgaaaatttGGTGCAAGAGGGTGACGCTTCCGATGGTACATTCATCTGTCCCAGAATAACCTTCAACATttcaaatatgaaaagGCATAATGGCTATTACAGAGCTTCCAATATAAAGAGGCACAAAATCGACGAGCTATTAGTATTTGATCCAATGGTAAAACAAAGAATGAATGCCAAATTACGGTCTTACAATAGTAGGAATGGGGGCCAAATACCTAAATTTACTAAACTGGAGTTTGAGCAGAATATCAACTTAAATCATCCTTTGATTCCCCATCTACGAAATTTGAGAAACCCAAGACATAGAAAACACATCGCTGGCGAGCAGAATGCATGTCTCCTATTCAATATAGACCAATACCAAACATTAGAAGAGGAGTGGATAGACTCTAAGAAAAATCTTCCGATTACGGGTATTGGCGGAAAATCTGAATATTCCCATTTCCATGCTCCAACTTCACACTCAAGATTCAGGCGACTTTCTTCCATAACTGGATCCTACTATTTGGGATATGATCAAAAGCTATTTTGTCATGATAGTTATCGGCAATGGGTTTTCAAGAGCGTTCATTTCAAGAGAATTGCTGCTTACATGTATGCCCAAGAACTTTCAActcagaagaagataaaagaagagaaaaactGGCCATGCATTGTATATGACTTGAACATTCTTAATTTACCTTTCAAAGCCGCGGGGAAGGACTTCATACAGACCTGGTTATGTACACCGCAAGATGAAACCGATGAAGGCTTCGTATACCTTCCTGGTTTGAAAGAACAGTACCAGGCTATGgtcattgaaaaactgTCACAAGAAGAATACCTTCGGATACAGTCTCTAAAGCGGGATTTAGGAGAACCGGAAGATGATGTTCCTCACAAAATAGTATTGAACTTTGACttctga
- the GCD14 gene encoding tRNA 1-methyladenosine methyltransferase subunit GCD14 (highly similar to uniprot|P46959 Saccharomyces cerevisiae YJL125C GCD14 Subunit of tRNA (1-methyladenosine) methyltransferase with Gcd10p required for the modification of the adenine at position 58 in tRNAs especially tRNAi-Met first identified as a negative regulator of GCN4 expression) codes for MSQFFEYKDTIKEGDLVLAWLSRDNLKPITVKAGEVFNTRYGAFSHSDMIGKPFGSQIAIRTKGSNRFGFIHVLQPTPELWSISLPHRTQIVYTPDSSYIMQRMECNPRSRVIEAGTGSGSFSHAFARSAGHLFSYEFHEVRYEQAKQEFKEHGLLEAGNTTITHRDVCKDGFEIKNGDTTSHEFRGPEETKVELNADCIFLDLPAPWDAIPNLTSVISKEKKVNLCCFSPCIEQVDKTLEALEEEGWQDVQTVEIQGRQYEARRQMVRRLDDAIERLRDVKRRKHEGVEKRQKNVEQTSNNGSSVEATESDKDLKHTEKTHFNPFGKGSRVKEGDSNFEWTQVSKVELEIKSHTSFLTFASKIIDRTRDEEQTKAYLATFKDEGSKLSKREQRRLKAQANKDIQKE; via the coding sequence ATGTCacaattttttgaatataaagACACTATAAAAGAGGGTGATTTGGTGCTTGCATGGTTGTCCAGGGACAATTTGAAGCCAATCACCGTGAAAGCTGGCGAGGTTTTCAACACTCGTTATGGTGCTTTCTCACATTCAGATATGATTGGAAAACCATTTGGTTCTCAAATTGCTATTAGAACGAAGGGAAGTAATAGATTTGGTTTCATTCACGTTCTGCAGCCGACCCCGGAACTATGGTCTATCTCTTTACCTCACAGAACCCAGATTGTTTATACACCAGATTCCTCCTATATCATGCAGCGGATGGAGTGCAATCCTAGATCTAGGGTCATTGAAGCAGGTACGGGGTCAGGTTCCTTTTCTCATGCGTTTGCCAGATCTGCAGGTCATTTATTCTCATATGAGTTCCACGAAGTAAGATACGAACAAGCGAAGCAGGAATTTAAAGAACATGGACTATTGGAAGCTGGAAACACTACCATAACGCATAGAGATGTTTGTAAAgatggatttgaaattaaaaacGGTGACACCACATCGCATGAATTCAGAGGTCCAGAGGAAACGAAGGTGGAGTTGAATGCTGACTGCATATTTTTAGATCTTCCAGCACCATGGGATGCCATACCCAATTTGACTTCCGTTATctcaaaggaaaagaaggtaaaTCTCTGCTGCTTCTCCCCATGCATCGAACAAGTGGATAAGACCTTAGAAGCGCTAGAAGAGGAAGGATGGCAAGACGTTCAAACGGTTGAAATTCAAGGGAGACAATATGAGGCAAGAAGACAAATGGTTCGTAGGTTGGACGATGCTATAGAGAGGTTAAGAGACgtcaagagaagaaaacatGAAGGCGTGGAGAAACGTCAGAAAAATGTCGAACAAACGAGCAATAACGGTTCGTCTGTTGAAGCCACAGAGTCGGATAAGGACCTGAAGCACACAGAAAAGACCCATTTCAATCCATTTGGTAAAGGGTCTCGTGTAAAGGAAGGTGATTCAAACTTCGAATGGACTCAAGTTTCTAAAGTTGAATTGGAGATCAAATCTCACACATCATTTTTGACTTTTGCTTCAAAAATCATAGACAGAACGagagatgaagaacaaacaaAGGCATACCTAGCGACCTTCAAAGACGAGGGCAGTAAATTGAGCAAAAGGGAACAACGTAGGCTGAAAGCTCAAGCGAATAAAGATATCCAAAAGGAATAA
- the NIT2 gene encoding putative hydrolase (similar to uniprot|P47016 Saccharomyces cerevisiae YJL126W): MNVARIGIGQLCSSSNLKQNLEVVKSLIKKALDQDVKVLFFPEATDYLSRNAEHSKKLASQTPEFISELQSAICQLTKAAGKPIDISIGIHMPPSEVNTKNGDSRVKNVLLYINSNGEILQKYQKLHLFDVDVPNGPILKESNSVQPGSEIPSIINTPVGKLGSCICYDIRFPELSLKLRSKGAQILCFPSAFTMKTGEAHWELLGRARAIDTQSFVVMPAQQGEHDVYADEKPSDESAVKRISWGHSMIIDPWGRILSAADLTTHDPQLIIADLDIEAQDKIRRDMPLWAQRRRDIFGDFV; this comes from the coding sequence ATGAACGTAGCAAGAATTGGTATTGGTCAGCTGTGCTCCTCCTCAAATTTGAAGCAGAATCTAGAAGTTGTGAAATCATTGATTAAAAAAGCTTTGGATCAAGACGTTAAAGTCCTATTCTTTCCAGAAGCAACTGACTACTTAAGCAGAAACGCAGAACATTCTAAAAAATTGGCTTCACAAACGCCAGAATTTATTTCTGAACTACAAAGTGCAATATGTCAATTGACGAAGGCAGCAGGAAAGCCAATTGATATTTCCATTGGTATTCATATGCCTCCTTCTGAAGTAAATACCAAAAATGGGGATTCCAGAGTTAAGAATGTTCTTCTATACATCAATTCAAACGGTGAAATTCTACAGAAGTATCAAAAATTGCATCTCTTCGATGTTGATGTCCCTAATGGTCCGATTTTGAAGGAATCTAACAGCGTTCAGCCTGGTTCCGAAATTCCAAGCATAATTAATACTCCAGTAGGAAAATTAGGAAGTTGTATCTGTTACGATATAAGGTTCCCTgaactttctttgaaattacGCTCTAAAGGGGCGCAAATTCTATGCTTCCCCAGTGCTTTCACTATGAAGACAGGCGAAGCCCATTGGGAGCTGTTGGGTAGAGCAAGAGCGATTGATACTCAAAGTTTTGTGGTTATGCCAGCTCAACAAGGTGAACATGATGTCTATGCTGATGAGAAACCATCTGATGAATCAGCAGTAAAAAGAATCTCTTGGGGTCATTCTATGATTATTGATCCGTGGGGTAGGATTTTGTCTGCTGCAGATCTAACCACGCATGATCCCCAGCTCATAATCGCTGATCTCGATATTGAAGCACAAGATAAGATTAGAAGAGATATGCCGTTGTGGGCCCAGCGTAGGAGAGATATCTTTGGAGACTTTGTCTGA